A window of Pirellulales bacterium genomic DNA:
TTGATGTGCAGATCGACGCTCGTTACGCGATCAGTTTGCACCAGTGGGGCCAGCACGGCATTGCGGTCTTGCTCGCGGACAAAGAAATGGTCCAACGGACGACCGTTGATTGTAACGGTGCCATTACCCGGTCGCACGCGAACTCGCGCCACCGACGTCTTGCGCCGCCCTGTGCCCAGGACATCTCCGTTATTCTTTTTCGCAGCGGCGGGAGTCTCGACGGTGGACATCAACTACCTCGTAAAATTTGCAGTCATGGTCGGCCACTGAATCGATTGGCCGAGCACGTTATGGCAGCGTTAGTTATTGATTTCTGTGTGATCTACTTCAGCACGAATTCTTTTGGCTCGGGCATTTGTGCCTGGTGCGGATGATCGCTCCCCACGTAAATCTTGAGTTTCGAGAGCATCTTGGCCGCCAGCTTATTCTTGGGGAGCATGCGTCGCACGGCCTCGCTGAGGATTAGCTCAGGCCGACGGTCGCGTCGGTGTTCAGCCGTCTCGGTGCGCAGGCCCGTATAGCCGGTGTAGTGCGTATATTTCTTATTCTGCCACTTGTTGCCAGTAAAGCTGATCTTTTCGACGTTGAGCACAATCACGAAGTCGCCCGTATCGACGTGCGGCGTGTACGTTGGGCGATGCTTGCCCATCAGGATCACGGCGATTTCGGCGGCCAAGCGTCCGACAACCTGATCGGTGGCGTCTACGAGCCACCACTTCTGCTCGACCTCGCCCGTCTTCGCCATGTAGCTTTTCATCGTGGCACTCAAGAGAACCTCTTTATCCCCGGTGGCGGGGTTCTGGCAAATGAGAAACTGACAATTTACTGCCTGTGACTTGTTCGATCAAGGCTAGGAACCTAACCTGGACGCAATTCCTTCGCCAGCGGGGGAATCCAAGCAGTGTCCCGGCGGCAAGTCCAAGGTCGCCAGGGCCTTAGCTTCCTGCCTGCGGACGGACTACCGCCGTCGCTCCGCGGGACTGGTGATCCGTTGCGGCGATTTTCCCGTTTGCACCGACCCGGGCGGCCAGCGAGCAATCAAGTGATGAAATGTGGCGTTGTCAAAGAGACCTATCCGGGCGAGCGTCGCGTGGCCCTGGTACCGGCCGTGCTGGCCGCACTGGCCAAGGCTGGTATTAATTGCTTGGTTGAATCCGGCGCCGGCGAAGCCGCCGGATTTTCCGATCAGGCCTATCTGGATCAAGGCGCCGAATTGGTGCCGACCCGCGAACAGGTTTTTGCCGCGGCCGACCTCATGGTTCACGTCCGGGCCCTGGGGGCCAACTGCGAAGCCGGCATTACCGATTTAGGCCTGGTGCGGCGGGGACAAACGCTGGTTGGGTTTTGCGACCCGCTGGGTGCTCCCGAAGCGCTTGTGCAATTCTCGGCGCGCGGCGTCACCGCGCTCTCTATGGAAATGATCCCGCGCATCACCCGCGCGCAATCGATGGACGCGCTGTCGAGCATGGCCATGTTGGCAGGCTACAAGGCCGTGCTGCTCGGCGCCTCTGCGCTGCCAAAAATGTTTCCCCTGATGATGACCGCCGCTGGTACGCTGCTCCCCGCCCGAGCCTTGGTGCTGGGCGTCGGCGTGGCCGGGTTGCAAGCCATCGCCACGGCGCGGCGCCTGGGTGCAGTTGTCGAAGCCTACGATGTGCGCCCGGACGTAAAGGATCAAGCGCAAAGCCTCGGGGCGAAGTTCCTTGATTTGCCGCTGGAGACGCAAGGCGCGCAGGATGCGGGTGGCTACGCCAAGGCTTTCGACGAGTCGTTCTATCGTCGCCAACGCGACCTACTGCTCGGCGCTTTGGGCAGGCAAGACGTCGTCATCACCACGGCCGCGGTTCCCGGTCGCAAAGCACCTATCCTGATCACAACCGAAATGGTCGAGGCCATGCACGCCGGCTCGGTGATTGTCGATCTGGCGGCCGAACGCGGCGGAAACTGCGAGCTGACGCGGCTAGGGGAAACGGTCGTGCATCAAGGGGTCACGGTCCTCGGCCCAGACAATTTGCCCGCCACCGTGCCCCAACATGCCAGCCAAATGTACGCCAAGAACGTGGCCAGCTTTCTCGCACTGCTGGTCAAGGAAGGAAAGCTGCAACTCGACCTGGAAGACGAGATCACACGCGAGGCTCTTGTCGTGCGCGAAGGAGAGATCCTCCATCCGAAGGTTCTCGAAGCTCTCGAGCGCAATGCGACGCGCAGCTAGCGCTCGGAGGCAATTCTCATTCCTTGCGCGAGTCTCGGTGTACGCTGTCGCGGCGAGCAGCTTCAGGTCCCGCCAGTGACTATAGTTGAACGTGAACTCGCGTGGCGCCAGGGCGTTCCACGACCTCGCCACTTCCTTTATCGCGAAGTCTGCATTTCATGCCGATCTCCGGTCAAACTGGTCCGACCGATTCGCTGAATGCGACGTTCTCTGCGGAGCGACTGCGTCAGGCAGTGCGCCATGGTAGCCGCCGGACGGTGGTGGCCCAGGTTGCCTCACATGTCGTTTCGTTGATCGTGCTGGCCAGCTTATACCACCTGATTGCGCCGCAGGACTTTGGTCTGATGGGCATGGTCCTGCCGGTGATCATGTTCCTGCGGATCTTCACGTCGCTGGGCATGAACATCGCTACCGTACAATCTCGCGAGTTGACGCCCGCTCTGGTGTCAACCCTGTTCTGGGCACACTTGGCGTTGGGTTTTGCAACGGCGTTGGCGGCAGTTGTGATCGCGCCGGCGGTGGCCTGGTTCTACGGCGAACCCGACGCTACCACGGTCACCGTGGCACTTTCGGCCACGTCGATTGCCAGCGCGCTGGGGCTGCAACATATTGCCCTGCTAGAACGAAACCTGCGGTTGGGTAGCGCCGCCGTAAGCCGCTTGGTCGGACAATTCGCGGGCGGAGTGCTGGCCATCGGCATGGCAGTTGCCGGATACGGTGTGTGGGCGCTGATCGTACAGCAATATGTGGAGTTGGTGGCTCTGGCGGCGGTCGCATGGTGCTTGGAGCCGTGGAGGCCACTTCGGCCTCGTGACGGTGAACCGGTGGGCGGTACGCTGCGGTTCGGCGGCTACTTCACGGCCAGCCAGATCGTGCTGCACTTATTGGGAAACATCGACAAGATCCTGGTCGGCTTTTTGCTAGGGCGCGAAGCGCTTGGTTTCTATAGCCAGGCGTTCACCGTGATGATGAAACCCGTCGTTGTGCTTACCACTCCGTTGAGCAGCGTGATGTTGCCGGCGCTATCGCGCAGCGTTCACGACCATCCGCACTATGCCCAGATCGTGTTGGCGTTTCAGCGACTGCTGGCGGTAGCCGGCTTTCCCGCGGGCGTCGGGCTGATGATCGTTGCCCGCGATACGATGGTCGTATTGGGAGGGGAGAAATGGGCCCCCGCTGGTCCGTTACTGACGGCGCTGGCGGCCGCGATTCTGGTCCAGGGATTCGTCATGATGGCAGGTAGCATTTTTATTTCGGCCGGCCATTGGCGCGCCATGCTGATCGGATTGCTCGCGATGCTCTTGGTGGTCGTGCCGGGTGTGCTCGTCGGCCTGGCCGTCGGACGTGCCTGGGGACACGCGACGCTGGGCGTCGCTTGGGGATACTCGCTCACCACCTGCCTGGTATTATTCCTTCCCTACATGCTTTTATGCTTGCGGTTGGTCGACGTCTCGGTCGTCGCCTGGGCCAAACAGCTCGTTCGACCGGCGCTGGCGGCGGTTGGCATGGGCGCCATCGTGCTCGCGGCGCGGCAGGCACTGGTCGGCATTTCCTGGCTGCCCCCCGCGGCGGTGCTGATCTTGGAAATCGCGGTCGGCGGAGTGGCCTACCTGGTGCTGGCCTGGAGCGAGATCCGCTGGTGCCTGGATCGTCTGCGGCGTTTCTGATGAGCCTGATCGGCACGTTGCGAAGACCGAGCGACGGGGTGGCCTTCCGTACCTACTTCGCGGCCACGACCCGGTGAAAGTGCAGCCGTACCTCTCGATCGACCACGCGCCTCACTCCCTCGACCAGGCAGTGCGGTTCGTTGTCTTCCTGACCGAGCCGGATGATGTCATCCAGCGGCATGCCCGGCGGCACGGTGAACGTCGATTGGTAGATGATTTGATTGCCGGCGTCCAAGTCGGGCACGATGAAGTGGCACGTACAGCCGTAAGTGAGCATGCGGCTGGCGTAGGCCTCGTGGTAAGGACGCATACCCGGAAAGCTGGGGAGCAGTCCATGGTGCAAATTGATAATTCTTCCGCCGGCATATTTCCAGCAACTCGAGGCAGGCAGAATGCGCATGTAGCGAGCCAGGATTATGTAATCGATCTGGTACTCGTCACAAAGCTCGATCATCCGATCGTCGTCGACCGCGCCCTGCTCATTGCCGATATGATGCCAGTCGACGCCGAATTGCTCCCCCAACGAGCGACAGTTAGCCCGGTTGCCGATCATCAGCGGCACCTCGGCCTTCACGCGCCCGTCGCGTACGGCGCGCAACACCGCGAGGGCCGGCTCCGGTCGAATCGTGGTGCAAATGGCCAATCGTGGTCGCGCCGCGCGTTCCTCCGGAGACCAGACCCGAATCGATAGCGCCGTACGCTGCCCAATTTCGGCCATGGCGGCGCGCAAATGGGGGAAACGATCCGCCGGCAATTCGATCCGTAGCAGCATCGCAAAGACGCGCTGCTCATCGTGGTCGTACATCTGGATTTCGGAAATATTCGCACCCTGTCCGGTGACGTAGTGCACGATCGGATCGGCGAGTCCGCAATTATCGGGGCCGACGGCGGTGATGTTGACCTGCATATCAAGCTGTGGGGCTGACACGATTTGGTAGTAATAAAAACGGAGCCGCTTGGTCGATCAGACGGTAAGGCCGCGGCCGGCAGCAAAGCTAACAAGCTGGCCACCCCGCCGAACTGGCCCCCCAAACGACATACGCAAGCTTAGCACCGTGTTAAGCGAGCAGAAGAGCCGGTCCGGTGTGGCTCGAAGCAAGTTTTGCTCGCCGCGGCGTTCCGCGCCACGGTATGTGCTGACGGCGCGCGAGGAAACATTGTAGTGACGCTGGCGGGTGTGCAATTCGAGCCGACAGCGGCACGTGCCAGCAGCAAAATGGAAAGGCGCGCGAAGCCTTGACTGCGGTCCCGGCGGGAATCCGGTAGCGCTCTGGCATTTAGTTGGAGCCGCGCGCGCCTGGTGTCGAGAATACCGTTATCGGCCGCGGAACCGGCGCATGCGCTCCGTCAAAACGGATGCGGCGCTCATGCGACGGCAACTTATCACCTTGCGGGCTGTCGGCCCGCGTAGCTTGAGCCTGCTGGTCCATCCGTGGACCCTTCCTTGCATTCTTTTGAAATTCGTTACCAAGACTGCCGTAACAATAATCGCCGCACGTTGTCCGGAACAAGACAAGTTCCCACCCGAGCGATTTCCCGCCAATCGACACGACAATGCTAGCAATGCCATGCTAGCCGCCGTCGCTATGAATCGAAGCTGCGATCGATTGACTAAAAATGGCCTTTTCGACTAAACATAGGCCGCCTTGCGGCCACCCTTTTGAGCGGTAGGCAGATTCCGTTTCACAACGCCTATTCCTCTGCGCCAGACGACCCGTAATGCACATCTTCTTTAGTCTGGCATCGAACGAATCAACGAGGTCCTGCTAGCAGCGACTTGGCAGAGTGCGAACTGTCCAGCGCTAATGAGTCCTGAACATTCAAAGCTCTCTACGCGCGGGGCGGCCGGCGTTGGCACGCTTTTCCAAGACTTGGCCCAGGTGACATGACATGCA
This region includes:
- the rpsI gene encoding 30S ribosomal protein S9, encoding MSTVETPAAAKKNNGDVLGTGRRKTSVARVRVRPGNGTVTINGRPLDHFFVREQDRNAVLAPLVQTDRVTSVDLHINVHGGGITGQAGACKLGIARALKKYDVTLEEPLRQQHMLTRDSRMKERKHYGLRGARRGTQFSKR
- the rplM gene encoding 50S ribosomal protein L13 gives rise to the protein MKSYMAKTGEVEQKWWLVDATDQVVGRLAAEIAVILMGKHRPTYTPHVDTGDFVIVLNVEKISFTGNKWQNKKYTHYTGYTGLRTETAEHRRDRRPELILSEAVRRMLPKNKLAAKMLSKLKIYVGSDHPHQAQMPEPKEFVLK
- a CDS encoding Re/Si-specific NAD(P)(+) transhydrogenase subunit alpha, producing the protein MKCGVVKETYPGERRVALVPAVLAALAKAGINCLVESGAGEAAGFSDQAYLDQGAELVPTREQVFAAADLMVHVRALGANCEAGITDLGLVRRGQTLVGFCDPLGAPEALVQFSARGVTALSMEMIPRITRAQSMDALSSMAMLAGYKAVLLGASALPKMFPLMMTAAGTLLPARALVLGVGVAGLQAIATARRLGAVVEAYDVRPDVKDQAQSLGAKFLDLPLETQGAQDAGGYAKAFDESFYRRQRDLLLGALGRQDVVITTAAVPGRKAPILITTEMVEAMHAGSVIVDLAAERGGNCELTRLGETVVHQGVTVLGPDNLPATVPQHASQMYAKNVASFLALLVKEGKLQLDLEDEITREALVVREGEILHPKVLEALERNATRS
- a CDS encoding lipopolysaccharide biosynthesis protein, which codes for MPISGQTGPTDSLNATFSAERLRQAVRHGSRRTVVAQVASHVVSLIVLASLYHLIAPQDFGLMGMVLPVIMFLRIFTSLGMNIATVQSRELTPALVSTLFWAHLALGFATALAAVVIAPAVAWFYGEPDATTVTVALSATSIASALGLQHIALLERNLRLGSAAVSRLVGQFAGGVLAIGMAVAGYGVWALIVQQYVELVALAAVAWCLEPWRPLRPRDGEPVGGTLRFGGYFTASQIVLHLLGNIDKILVGFLLGREALGFYSQAFTVMMKPVVVLTTPLSSVMLPALSRSVHDHPHYAQIVLAFQRLLAVAGFPAGVGLMIVARDTMVVLGGEKWAPAGPLLTALAAAILVQGFVMMAGSIFISAGHWRAMLIGLLAMLLVVVPGVLVGLAVGRAWGHATLGVAWGYSLTTCLVLFLPYMLLCLRLVDVSVVAWAKQLVRPALAAVGMGAIVLAARQALVGISWLPPAAVLILEIAVGGVAYLVLAWSEIRWCLDRLRRF
- a CDS encoding formyltransferase family protein, translating into MQVNITAVGPDNCGLADPIVHYVTGQGANISEIQMYDHDEQRVFAMLLRIELPADRFPHLRAAMAEIGQRTALSIRVWSPEERAARPRLAICTTIRPEPALAVLRAVRDGRVKAEVPLMIGNRANCRSLGEQFGVDWHHIGNEQGAVDDDRMIELCDEYQIDYIILARYMRILPASSCWKYAGGRIINLHHGLLPSFPGMRPYHEAYASRMLTYGCTCHFIVPDLDAGNQIIYQSTFTVPPGMPLDDIIRLGQEDNEPHCLVEGVRRVVDREVRLHFHRVVAAK